The region TTGATATCAGTCCAATAAAATCCCAGCCTAAATCATTGATATCAGTCCTAGAAAGTCTCAGCCTAAATCATTGATATCAGTCCTGGAAAATCCCAACCTAAATCATGGACTGGGTAAGacatggcagggatggagagtCGAGCAAAGGCCGCGTTtggaataattttaatttagttttgtgtttattctcattaaaaaaaaaaaacgaaaaaaacaagaaaagaaagatttgaAGGGAGATTGGGCTGATTGAGAGGCTGGAATGGGAACTGAGGGGGAGCTGAGTTGTTTTGGCTCTGGCAtgttcctggagctgtgcagctcctggttctgaggtgggagcagcagaaggaggagctgagggggTGCTTTGATCCCTACCTGGCTGTACCTGAGCTCTTTCTCACCAAGCACCACAGGCCAGAGTGGGTGAACATGGAACAActtggaaacattttttttattttttttttttggggggggtagTGACTCACTGCAACTTACCCAAAGTGACCTGATTTAGTTAAATGAGGCTAAATATAACCCATGTGAAAAGTACTGACATGTGGGAGGAGACGCCAGAGTTGGCACTCAGCCCCTCACTTCTGCAGGGAACATCTTTCACGACTGGTGACTAATAATTTTTTACTCTTGCTGCCTTTGGAAATAACAATCCctgctccattttttttttttttaaattatttttcctttacccCCTTGTAGGGGAGAGAAATGAGGGAAATGCCGCGGGCTTAACCTTGCTTTGTGAATTGCAGCTCTCTGCTATGGACAGTGCCATCACCCTGTGGCAgttcctcctccagctgctgcaagaGCCCCAGAACAAGAACATCATCTGCTGGACCTCCACCGACGGGGAATtcaagctgctgcaggcagaggaggtGGCCAGGCTCTGGGGGATCCGCAAGAACAAGCCCAGCATGAACTATGATAAACTCAGCCGGGCGCTGCGCTACTACTACGTGAAGGTAGGCTGGAAATCCTGCTCCAATCCTTATCCTCTGAGCTAAGGAGCTTtgttccctcctcctcctcctcctcctcctcctcctcctcctcctcctcctcctccttgctgtgctgggttgAAGGAAGTTGAGCTGCTTTGTTTAAAGGTGCTTGGTTGGTTTTTAATTTCGTTTATCGCCGCGCTGTTTCCTCCTCTCCGGTTTATGTTGGGAGGTTCTGGTGGCTTTGCTCATCCAAATTTGCCTTTGGATCCTCATCCCCCTTCCACAAATACACACCCAGCAAGGGTTAAAATCCcagtaaagcacaggaagaaTTTTAAGGGTTAAAATCCAGCTAAAGCACAGGGAGTTTTAAGGGTTAAAATGCAGGTAAAGCTCAGGGAGAGTTTTAAGGGTTAAAATCCAGCTAAAGCACAGGGAGATTTACACACACCCAGCAAGGGTTAAAATGCAGGTAAAGCACAATGGAGACTTTTAAGGGTTAAAATCTGGGTAAAGCACAGGGAGAGTTTTAAGGGTAAAATGCAGGTAAAGCACAATGGAGACTTTTAAGGGTTAAAATGCAGGTAAAGCACAGGGAGAGTTTTAAGGGTTAAAATCCAGCTAAAGCACAGGGagagttttgctgctttgtgttGGGAGGTTCTGGTGGCTTTGCTCATCCAAGTTTGCCTTTGGATGCTCATCCCCCTTCTAAAAATACACACCCAGCAAGGGTTAAAATGCAGGTAAAGCACAGGAAGAGTTTTAAGGGTTAAAATGCAGGTAAAGCATGGGGAGAGTTTTACGGGTTAAAATGCAGGTGAAGCACAGGGAGATTTACACACACCCAGCAAGGGTTAAAATGCAGGTAAAGCTCAGGGAGAGTTTTAAGGGTTAAAATGCAGGTAAAGCACAATGGAGACTTTTAAGGGTTAAAATGCAGGTAAAGCACAGGGagagttttgctgctttgttttgggAGGTTCTGGTGGCTTTGCTCATCCAAGTTTGCCTTTGGATCCTCATCCCCCTtctaaaaaaaaacacccagcaAGGGTTAAAATGCAGGTAAAGCACAGGGAGAGTTTTAAGGGTTAAAATCTGGGTAAAGCACAGGGAGACTTTTAAGGGTTAAAATGCAGGTGAAGCACAGGGAGAGTTTTTATTTCACAGGAAGAAGTTTGAAGCTGCATTAATTTAACAGAGAATCTATAGGAGATACTGAATTAATATTTCACCTGGTTTAATTCCCACTGTATCTTACCCAGAATGATGAGTGTTCtgcttgaaaaatatttgtggaAATTCTGTTTGGTGTAGTCAGAAATGGtaaaaaaatagggaaaaatatAGTTTATATAATAGAGTGTATATAGGGAGACGATGATGATGGAGAGCCTGAACATTGCACCACTTCCAGATCTTTTTGCAGCTTTCTCTTTACATTTATTCCcttcaaaacaaacattttccatccctaaatatttttattttctctgtgtatttCACCTTCACTCTGCCCACTGTTTTCAGCCCAGCAGAGTAAGAAGCTTTTGTTTATCCAACATCCTGGAGTTTCTCACCTCTGTTTCCCTTTATCCCGTGTGTGAGTGGAGCAGACAAAAATAACCCCCAGTTTCTGAGGAGCCCGGAGCAggtgggaggagggagctggtgCTCATCGCTGGGTGCCACAAATCTGCTTTTGGCACTGAGAGATCTCAGCAGCAATCAGGGAGTGATAAATAAGGATAATTCCCAGTGCAGAGTGTGTGTGGCATTTCGCTGAGGAGCAAAACAAGTTTGACAGATGCTGTTCTGTGGTATTGAAATAACTGATTAGCCTGCGTTCTGCTGACGAGTTCAGCtgcttattttcctttattatcATCTTATTAAGAATAAAGGTGGTTTGGTTTGAAGTGCAAGCTCTCAGTTCTGCAGTCCTGGAGAAAACCTTTAGCAAGTTCTGTTAAATTACCCATAGTGCACCCAGCTAAGTGATCCTTGCTGGGAGtaaagagcatttttttttatattaatcagaatttcttggcatttttttaagctgtttttAGTATGTTTAATGTCAGGTTAAGCTCACCTGTTGCAGTGTTTTGTCTGCCAGCTCCGAGAACAGAACTGGAACACTCAGGgtgtttttaaaacaggaaaagaagaaacattctctttttttttatttttttttccttttggctgAAAGATTACAGACTTTAATTCCTCTGCCTATTTTAGGCAGCgtttgcaggaagaaaatcaaTCCGGAGAAAGATCTAAATATACTTTTGTCTTCTTCCCCACCAGAACATCATCAAGAAGGTGAACGGGAAGAAGTTTGTGTACAAATTCGTGTCCTACCCCGAGATCCTCAACATGGACCCGCTTGTGGTGGGCAGGATGGAGGGGGACCCCGAGGTGCCCGGCTTTGGGGAGGTCCCCAGCGCCCCCAAGGAGGCCGAGAGCTGCGGCAAGGAGAAATCGCAGCCGTGCGCCAAGTCCTCGAGCCGCAACGACTACATCCACTCAGGCCTCTACTCCTCCTTCACCCTCAACTCCCTCAACTCCTCCGGCGTGAAGCTCTTCAGGTCCATCAAGATTGAGAACCCGGCCGAGAAGCTGGCGGAGAAGAAACCTCAGGACGCCGCCCCTTCTGTCATCAAGTTTGTCACCGTGCCCTCCAAGAAGCCGCCCTCCGCCCCGCTGGTGTCGGCCGCCTCGGCCGTGGCCGTCACCTCCGCGGCCTCCGCCGCCCCCGGCGCGGCCTCCTCGCTGCCCCTGGGCTCCGAGGAGACTCTGCACACGCTGGAgactctggtgctgcccaagctgAGCGTCCCCGAGGCCCCTCCGGCGCCTTTGCCGAGCCTGAGCGCCAGCTACGCCCCCACGCCCCCCGTCGCCTCGGTTTCCCCCGCGCTCCAGGCGCCCTCCACGCCGCCCTCGCCGCCGCTGAGCTCCAACCCCGAGCTGGACATTGACACGGACATCGAGTCCGTGgcctcccagcagctggagcaggcccagagcctgcagcagccgTCCCCAGagcccaaggagcagcaggattcAGCTGGGCTGGAGAAGGAGTTCGCCAATCACCTCTCCAGagccaaaaaacccaaagggctggagctggcccCCACCCTGGTCATCACCGGCAGCGACCCCAGCCCGCTGGGCAtcctcagcccttccctcccaACCGCTTCTCTGACTCCAGCACTTTTCTCTCAGGTGATCAGATCTCCCTCAATTCCCTTCCTggtttctttcatttcttattttttttgtttaaactaACAATAGTGATGATGTTGTGCTTGAAAACAGCAAGTGGGAAATGAAGAGTGCGAGTGGGAAATGAAGAGTGTGAGTGGGGAATGAGCAGTGCAAGTGGGAAATGAATTGAAGAGTGCAAGTGGGAAATGAAGAGTGCAAGTGGGAAATGAATTGAAGAGTGCAAGTGGGAAATGAAATGAGTAGTGGAAGTGGGAAATGAGCAGTGCAAGTGGGAAATGAAGAGTGCAAGTGGGAAATGAAATGAAGAGTGTGAGTCGGAAATGAGCAGTGCGAGTGGGAAATGAGCAGTGCGAGTGGGAAATGAGTAGTGCAAGTGGGAAATGAAGAGTGCAAGTGGGAAATGAAGAGTGTGAGTGGGAAATGAATTGAACAGTGCAAGTGGGAATTGAGTAGTGCAAGTGGGAAATGAGTAGTGCAAGTGGGGAATGAATTGAATAGTGCAAGTGGGAAATGAAGAGTAAAAGTGGGAAATGAAGAGTAAAAGTGGGAAATGAAATGAATAGTGCAAGAGGGAATTGAAGAGTGCGAGTGGGAAATGAGTAGTGGAAGTGGGAAATGAGTAGTGCAAGTGGGAAATGAAGAGTGCAAGTGGGAAATGAAGAATGCGAGTGGGAAATTAATTGAAGAGTGCAAGTGGAAAATGAAGAGTGCAAGTGGGAAATGAGGAGTGCAAGTGGGAAATGAAATGAAGAGTGCAAGTGGAAAATGAAGAGTGCAAGTGGGAAATGAGCAGTGCAAGTGGGAAATGAGCAGTGCAAGTGGGAAATTAATTGAATAGTGCAAGTGGGAATTGAGCAGTGCAAGTGGGAAATGAAGAGTGCGAGTGGGAAACGAAGAGTGCAAGTGGGCAATGAAATGAAGAGTGCAAGTGGGAAATGAAATGAGTAGTGCAAGTGGGAAATGAAGAGTAAAAGTGGGAAATGAAATGAGTAGTGCAAGTGGGAAATGAGCAGTGCAAGTGGGAAATGAAGAGTGTGAGTGGGAAATGAAATGAATATAGTGCAAGAGGGAATTGAAGAGTGCAAGTGGGAAATGAAATGAGTAGTGCAAGTGGGAAATGAGCAGTGCAATGGGAAATGAAATGAAGAGTGCAAGTGGGAAATGAGCAGTGCAAGTGGGAAATGAGCAGTGCAAGTGGGAAATGAGTCGTTCATTGTATGCAGAGCTTTGAAAGTCAGGGTGTCACTCcctgcttggtttttttttatttaatcaagCAGAAATTTGGTGTTAATTCACCCCAAAGTGTGCTCAGGTGCTGGGCGTGAGGGGACAAAACCCAAATGAGCTCCAGAAGGATGGGGAAGGCTGGAATTCCATAGAGGAAGTTTGGAATTCCATAGGGAAGGGCTGGAATTCCATGGGGAAAGTGTGGAATTCTGTGGGAGAGGCTGGAAATCTAGGGGGAAGGCTGGAATTCCATGGGGAAAGCTGGAATTCCAGGGGAAGGGCTGAAATTCCACAGGAAGGGCTGGAAAAGCTGGAATTTCATGGGGAGGGGCTGGAATTCTACAGGAGAAGCTGCAATTCCTTGGGAAAAGCTGGATTTCCATGGGGAACGCTGGAATTCTTTGGGAAAAACTGGAATTTCCCTGCTGGGATTCCAGGCTGGAATTCCACAGGAAGGACTGGATTTCTTCCCCTGCTGGAATTCCATGGCGAAAGGCTGGAATTTCCATGCTGGAATTCTGTGGGGAAAGGCTGGAATTTCCATGCTGGAATTCCATGGGGAAAGGCTGGAATTTCCATGCTGGAATTCCAGGGGAAAGACTGGAATTCTGTGGGAAAGGCTGGAATTTCCCTGCTGGGATTCCAGGCTGGAATTCCACAGGAAGTACTGGATTTCTTCCCCTGCTGGAATTCCAGGGGAAAGGCTGGAGTTTCCAGGCTGTAATTCTGTGGGAAAGGCTGGAATTTCCATGCTGGAATTCCATGGGGAAAGGCTGGAATTCTGTGGGGAAAGGCTGGAATTTCCCTGATGGAATTCTGTGGGGAAAGGCTGTAATTTCCATGCTGTAATTCTGTGGGGAAAGGCTGGAATTTCCATGCTGGAATTCTGTGGGGAAAGGCTGGAATTCTGTGGGGAAAGGCTGGAATTTCCCTGATGGAATTCTGTGGGGAAAGGCTGGAATTTCCATGCTGGAATTCCATGAGAAAGGCTGGAATTTCCATGCTGTGATTCCATGGGGAAAGGCTAGAGTTCCGTGTGGAAAGGCCGGAATTCCCTGTGGAAAGGCCGGAATTCCGTGTGGAAAGGCCGGAATTCCGTGTGGAAAGGCCGGAATTCCCTGTGGAAAGGCCGGAATTCCATGAGGAAAGGCCGGAATTCCATGAGGAAAGGCCGGAATTCCCTGTGGAAAGGCCGGAGTTCCCTGTGGAAAGGCCGGAATTccatgaggaaaggctggaatTCCATGAGGAAAGGCCGGAGTTCCCTGTGGAAAGGCCGGGATTCCGTGTGGAAAGGCCGGGATTCCGTGTGGAAAGGCCGGAATTCCCTGTGGAAAGGCCGGAATTCTGTGTGGAAAGGCCGGGATTCCGTGGGGAAAGGCCGGGATTCTGTGGGGAAAGGCCGGGATTCCATGGGGAAGCCTCTGACCGCGCTCTCCTCCGCCTGCAGACCCCCATCCTGCTGACCCCCAGCCCGCTGCTCTCCAGCATCCACTTCTGGAGCACCCTGAGCCCCGTGGCGCCGCTGAGCCCCGCACGCCTGCAGGGCGCCAACACCCTCTTCCAGGTGAGACCCTGCCCGGGGAATGCCATTGTCCAGGGgttccccttttcccagggaCTCCCCTTTTCCAGGGAATCCCATTCCCAGAGATTCCCATTCCCCAGGGAATGCCATTGTCCAGGGgttccccttttcccaggggattccccttttcccagggGTTCCCGTTCTCCCAGGGGTTCCCCTTTTCAGGGAACTCCCATTTTCCCGGGATTCCCATTCCCaggaattcccatttcccagggATTCTCAGAGATTCCCATTTCCCAGGGGTTCCCATTGTCCAGGGATTCCATTTTTCCCAGAGATTCCCATTTCCCAgacattcccatttcccagacATTCCCATTGTCCAGGGgttccccttttcccagggatTCCTGTTCCCAGGGATTCCCATTTTCATGGAGTCCCATTCCCAGagattcccattcccagggattcccagtcccagctcagTCCCCGTTCTCTCAGGGGTTCCCCTTTTCAGGGAACTCCCATTTTCCCGGGATTCCTATTCCCAGGAATTCCCATTGTCCAG is a window of Melospiza georgiana isolate bMelGeo1 chromosome 23, bMelGeo1.pri, whole genome shotgun sequence DNA encoding:
- the ELK4 gene encoding ETS domain-containing protein Elk-4 isoform X1, whose product is MDSAITLWQFLLQLLQEPQNKNIICWTSTDGEFKLLQAEEVARLWGIRKNKPSMNYDKLSRALRYYYVKNIIKKVNGKKFVYKFVSYPEILNMDPLVVGRMEGDPEVPGFGEVPSAPKEAESCGKEKSQPCAKSSSRNDYIHSGLYSSFTLNSLNSSGVKLFRSIKIENPAEKLAEKKPQDAAPSVIKFVTVPSKKPPSAPLVSAASAVAVTSAASAAPGAASSLPLGSEETLHTLETLVLPKLSVPEAPPAPLPSLSASYAPTPPVASVSPALQAPSTPPSPPLSSNPELDIDTDIESVASQQLEQAQSLQQPSPEPKEQQDSAGLEKEFANHLSRAKKPKGLELAPTLVITGSDPSPLGILSPSLPTASLTPALFSQTPILLTPSPLLSSIHFWSTLSPVAPLSPARLQGANTLFQFPSVLNSHGPFTLSGLDGPSTPGPFSPDLQKT